Genomic segment of Triticum aestivum cultivar Chinese Spring chromosome 6A, IWGSC CS RefSeq v2.1, whole genome shotgun sequence:
CTTCTAAACAAGAATATCATAAAATTGTATATTAATTGTATGTTTAATCTCCTAATAACAATATATTGATTATACATAGGAGCATATCATTTCAAAAAATACATAATAATACCGAGCCGTAGTACTTATAAAAATATGAATTTTAAGACTCTCCAACCTTAGCTTCTCATATTAATCGATCAAGAATTAAAGGTTTTTAGAACTATGCATGCTATTAAATTTTTAAAAAAATGCCATTAAAAGATGTGGTCCATATTTCAACCATGTTCATCTGTTATATTAACCAAAATGTATAATTTGTGATAGTTCGAAATTGGTATGAAGCTTTGCGGGTGTCGTATTGTTtattccatccatcccattatataagactTTTATGATTAGTGCAGTGTCAAAATATGTCTTACattatggatggagggagtatgtgatAATATTAAAAATGTGTTAATATCACACTAttttaaataaaactaaataaagctCTGGACTTTAACATAAGAGACTTGCTTCATATAATTTATACAATCTGTATTGCACGAGTACAATCAGTAGTTGTGAAAATCCACAGCAATTGACATTTATCATGAATGTTGTAGAATAAAGAACTTTACCTTCCGCATTTCCCATTATGCATGCACATTTGATGCATGACATCCTTGTCATGCTTGTTTAGCCCGTTGTCATTTAGTAATAATTGGGATTGTTTATAGCTCGTAGGCTAGGTAGTGATCCTAAAATTAATCATGGTGTACGACGGGTTATTTTCGTGCTGTGGAGCTTGGCCTCATCCAACGGCTGACCACGAGACACGCGGCCTCTAGCATCTCCCTCTATGCCGCCGACGTCGTCATCTTTTGCCGCCTGGATCACCACGATATCTCGGCTGTCCGCGAGCTTCTACGTGTCTTTGGGGTGGCCTCCGAGCTCTGCACTAACTACAACAAGTGCTCAGCTACTCCCATCCTGTGCAATGACGAGGACATAGCGACCATTGCTTCCAAGATGCAATGCTCGATGAAACAATTCCCTATTCAATACTTGGGACTCCTTTTGTCCATCCGCAAGCCTTCTACCACGAGCCTCATGCCAATCATCCACAAGCTAAAGCGGAAACTTTCCACATGgcgcgcctccctcctctcccgaGGAGATCGTCTCGCTCTCGTCCGGCACGTCCTATGTGCCATCCCCATGCACTTCCTCACCGTCATCGCCTTCAACCCCTCCATCCTCAAGCAGGACTAATCGGATCATTGGTGGGTTTCTTTGGGCTGGGAGCAAGGATGCCAAAGGCAGCCAATGCTTGGTTAATTGGCAAAGAGTATGCCGCCCGCTTTCTCTTGGTGGCCTCGGCGTCCGTGACCTACAGTGCGCCGGCATCGCGCTTAGAACTCACTGGCTTTGGCTCAAGTACACGGGCACGTCGCACTCGTGGAGCCATCTTCACATCCCTCAAGACCTCGCCGTCTCGGCCATCTTCCGTGCATCTACCATCTGGGCACTCGGCGACGGACGCACTTGCAGGTTCTGGAGTGACCATTGGATCAATGGTAGATCGGTCGCTGAGATCGCCCCGCTTGTTCTCGCACTTGTTACCCGGCGATGGCGCAAGACCCGCACCGTGCACGATGGCATTCTCCGGCGCTCCTGGGTCCGTGACATCCAGGGCGCTCTGGGCCCTGCCACTCTCGTCCAGTATGTTGACCTTTGGCGCTGCGTGCGTCACGTCTCTCTCACTGACTCCCCAGACTCCCTCCAATGGTGCTGGACTTCTTCCGCTACCTACTCGGCGAGCTCATGTTATCAGACGCTTTTCCTCGGCGCCTGCCAGGACCCGCATTGGCGGCTCACTTGGAAGCCATGGGCCCCCGTTCGCATAAAATTCTTCATGTGGCTGGCGTTGCAGGACCGATGCTGGATGGTTGAATGACTCGCTCGTCATGGCCTTCCACGCGAGGACTCTTGCCCCTTCTACGATCAAGAAGAGGAGACTATACAACATCTTTTGGTGGGCTGCCCTTTCTCCTGCCAAATATGGCACGAGGTCCTCAGTTGGGTTCGCTCAACTGCCGACATTCCGAGCAATGACACTGACTTCTTCACCTGGTGGGAGACATCCTGCAACCGTTCGCCATCCCCTGCGCGCAAGGATTTGGCCTCTCTTATCATCCTCACTGCCTGGTGGCTTTGGAAGCACTGGAACGCCTGCATCTTCGACGGCAAGCAGCCCTCCATCACCCGGCTTTCCGCATCATCAGAGACGAAGCGCGCATGTGGGCCAAGGTCGGCGCCACCGGACTACACAACATCATTCCCGAGAGATAGCATTCTAGGTTTCTCGGGCTGAGCAACCCCATGTTTGTCCTGCTTCTAGCTCGCTTCCATGCCTTCCTGTGTACATGGCTTAGCGAGCTTCTGTAACCTCATGTTGTACAACTCTTCCCCTATCAATAAAAAGATACGCATCCTCTGTGTATTCACGAAAAAAAATAACCCTGTTTTTTGCGCTTCCTACACACAGGCCATGTATATATGAGAACAAAATTCTATTTACAACAATACACGCCTGTAGGCATATAAACATATATATGCAATTGGCTACAAAAACATTACAGATTCAAATTTGTATGAACAAGACAAGTTAGAATTTTTCTGATCTGGGACAAAATAAAATAACCATAGCATAATCTTGGATTAATAATAATTTGTTTACAAAATTTTAATTCTCAATGTAGCTTGTTGAAGTTGAAAAGTACTACTAACAAATACAGGCACGCATCAACGCCCTTGTTCACTTTTCTTGTGCACACTCTGTTTTTACTTTTTATTTCATCTAAGTATAACCGAACATCTTTTTGTTCATAACACGATCCATCGTGTGGATCCACGTACAATCGTACATACACATATGCGGGCTAACTATTTACAAGTGTAAGTTCGTATCAACAGGACGAACAGAAAAATCGTAAACGAAAAAAAAGACCACCATACACATACCCCCTTGATTTAAAATAATTTTCTACGAGTTTGCCTTTAACTCTTTAAATAATCAATAATAATTTAGGATCCAAAGTAAAATCAAAGCATTGGAGGTTAGAATGGGAAGGCGCCTCCCTGGCCCTGTAGGTCGTTGACCCATCCGAACTTCTCCGTGTAGGGGTTGACCATGGTCTCCGGCGGGTAGTCGTCGATGCAGTCTTCCCAggcgccggcgtcgtcgaggtCCTTGCTAACCTCCCAGTAGCAGCTGTTGCACTTGAACCCGGAGCCGAAGGTGACCATGAGCACCCTGTCCCCTGCTTTGAGCCGCCGCTTCGCCTCCATGTAGGACAGCACGTACCACAGGCTGCTCGCCGACGTGTTCCCCCACCGGTGCAGCGTCATGGTCGCCGGCTCGACGTCGTAGCTGTTGAGCCCCAGGTTCTTCCTCACCGCCTCGATGACCGCCGTCCCGCCGGGGTGGAGGCAGAAGTGATCCACCCCCGTCTTGAAGTTGATCTTGGGGCCCTCGAACTTGAGCTTCCGGCGCATGAGCTTGCGCGCCAGAAGGCGCACGGTGAAGCGCGCGAGCTCGGCGGCCGGCAGGATGCGCGGCGCCAGGCGCTGGAGGTTCTCGCTGAAGGCGCGCACAGCGGCCTTGGGGAGCGCCTTGCTGAGGCTGACCCCGAGGCGGCCGTCGGCGTCCTCGCAGTGCACGGCAGCGGCGTGCGCGTCGTCGTGGGCGCCGATGTGCGCGCGCACGAGGCAGCGCAGCTCCATCTTGGCCCGGGACCGGTAGGCCGGGTCGTTGGTGAGCAGcgcggcgccgccgccgcagcgGAAGAGGCAGTTGCCGAGCATCATGGACTTGTCGGTGCCGTTGTACCAGTTGGGGGCGCAGGACTCGGAGGTGACCACCAGCGCCATGGTGCGCGGGCGGGTGAGCATGACCTGCCGCGCGAGATCCACGGACACGAGGCCCGCGCTGCACCCCATGCCGGACAGGTTGTACGCCTGGACGTCCTCCCGCATCCCGAACCGGGCCACGACCCGCGCCGCCAGCGACGGCGCCGGCGAGAAGGACCCGACATTGAGCACGACCAGGTCCACGTCTCGCGGCGACACGCCCGTCTTCTCGAACACGGCGCGCACGGCGTCGTCGAAGAAGGCGTCCATCTCCTCGAGCGCGTCGTAGTGGGTGGCGCACTCCTCGCGGCCGTCGAGCACGTTGCGCGGGCAGTAGGtgtgctcgccgatgccggagtTGACGATGACCTTGAGCAGGAAGCGGTAGTCGGGCATGCCGAGGCGCTTGTTGCGCTCGATGACGGCGCCCGCCATCTCGGTGGTGACCTTGCGGTCGTCGGAGGGCTTGTGGCAGGCGAAGTCGAGCAGGTAGCAGCGCGCCCGCCGCGCGCGCGCCATGGCCTGCCAGGCCAGGTACGCCGCCGCGTGCGCCAGCAGCAGCACcgtcagcagcggcagcagctccaTGGTGGCGCTCCGGTGAGCTCGGTTCAGGTGGTGACTGGCGAGTGTGAGGGAGTgtggcagtggcagtggcagtggcagGGGCTGGCGCGGCGCGGGCAGGATATATAGACGGGCGGCACGCGGTTGGTGGCGCGGTGCGAGATGTACGTGTGTGTAGTGTAGTACGTGGGTGCGCGCACGCGAGGGACGCGGCTCAACTACtgagggtggtggtggtggtgatggtggtggcgaACATGGCCGCGTCGCATCGGGGTCGGGTCGCCGGTGAGGTGGGGTTAAATGCGATCGGGGCGGGCACCAGTGGCGGCCTGCGGTGGCCAACGCCCAACCAATTACTCCCCGCCGTGGCATGCATTGGCGGGCTAGTTAGGCCTGTCCGTCTCTCTGGCACACACGCCGGCCAGCCGGCCAGCCAGCCAATCGCCGACGGGGTAGCAGGATGAGGGCGACGCGAAAGGTGGTGTCCCTTGATTTTCATTTGCAAAATCAACGCAAAATCCTTGTGAGTTGATCCCAAGTGGTTGGAGTCCATCGACTGTTGAGTGGCCTTTCATGTGAAGCGGAAACAGTGACTGTCAGGTGCATGGACGTAGTTAATTACCTCTGCTACTTGTGTTCATCATGCTATGCAGCCTCGAGGAGCCGGCATCAATCCACGTCGTAGCTCGATCTAATCCGTTTCGATGGATGCATTTAAGTAGGATCGGAGTCAAAAAGACAGACTCTAAGAAGTGCCGTCCTTGCAGGGGATTGCAGCCATGAAGCGGCAAGCAGCGGTAAAACCCTAACCTATCTTTTAGCTTTCCCCTTCCCGCCACCAGCCATGAAGCGGCAAGCAGAGGGGGAGATGATCCAACACGCCCTTCCCCCATTTGTATTCCTCTAAAATCAACGCCAAAACTATCTGATTTGACACCTTGACTGGCTCGATATGATTCCTATACTGGTTCGAGCCTTGGAGTCCGTCGACTGTTGAGTGACCTTTCTGTGAGGCGGGAACAGGAACTGTCAGTGCCAGGTGCATGGACGTAGTTaattcctactactactactactactggtaGTTCATCGTGCTATGCAGCACTGGTATGGTGAATTTGGGGCGGTGTCCGGTGGACGGCGGTGGTGCCTGCCGCAGTACGCCACCGCTGGCCGGCACACGTACTCCCCGTGGGCGAGCGCCGCCCGCTGCAATGCACCGTCGACTTTCGTCCTCCTCACGCGTCTCTTCTCACCTGTCCCACGCGTCGTAGTTACTACCCGCGAGCCTTTTGCAGAATGGCActggagtactactactactgtagGCGTTACACTGTTGCACGGCGTACGTGCTCTCCCTCCGTGCTAGTATCACTGTCGACCGTGTGTCCTAGCTACTGCTCGCTGTAACGCGTACATGTCATGTGGAGTGTGCGTGCAGTGCTGAGATTTCATTTCTTCAGAGCGTGGTTGGCTGCACTGCGTGTGCATACGGAGTTAATCAATGGCCCCGCCGAGTATCGGACGGCCTGGATGCATGCATGAGCATCGTGGGAGTGATTCGCATGGTCCGTAACGTAAATCTACCGGACGGTTGACTCCTGGTGTCAGGAGCCGCAGGATGGAGCAAGGACCAAGGGAATTTTTTTTTGCCAGAAACATATGGGAGTTTTATTGACTTAGTAGCATGTAATTACAATCAGCCCTAAGGCTGTTAACTAGGAAAGGAGGGCAGTCCTCCAGCCAACACTTCGAAACCAATAAGGCGGAAGCCTTCTTGGCACACTGATCGGCCAAAGTATTCACCTCTCTGGACACATGCCTAAGCGAAAAGGAAATAAAAGACAAAGACTTTTCCCGAATTTCATCTAAGATAGGCGCGACAATTGACCTCGAACTATCAcgcgaagaccagaggttgacaaCCTCTAAACAGTCCACCTCCATCACTACGTGTGAGAAACCACGTAGTTGTGCAAATATAACTCCTTCCCGTAATGACAGAGCTTCCGCAACGAAAGGGTCTGACACTCCTGGAAAAGGTTTGCTCCACGCTCCCATGAACGACAGATGAGACCTCGCcacgcctcctcctcccgcgcatGAAGCTTCAGTGTTTATTGCTCCATCCGTGTTGATCTTTATCCATCCCGCATCAGGAGGACGCCATTGGAGACCCAAGACGCCTCGTACAGGCTTTGGGAATTCAAGCAGGAGTAGATCACTACGAACAGTTTTTATCGCGTGAACTGGATCATAAGCTGGTTGATCATGGGTCCACCGATTCCTCGACGTCCAAATAGCATGCATGACTGTAATAATTTTACCTCTGTCATGGTCCATAATCTGATTATCCATGAGCACATCTCTTGCCCACGAGTCCGAATTCAATAGCGGCAGATTGACTCCCATAAAATCACGGGCCGCACTCCAAAACAGACCCGCATGAGAACAGCCAATCAATGCATGGTGCAAGTCTTCCGTCGCTATCTTGCATATATCACATATCGCCGTTGTACGAATATGACGATGTTGTAGGGTAGCATAGTCCGGGAGGATTCCCCGTAACACCCGCCACCAGAAAACTCTTACTCTGGGAATAACCTTGAGCTTCCACAGGGCGGTCCACATATGTTTATCTGACGATGATGGATCCGTTATCGTTCCTTCCTCTGGAGCAGAATGCTCGTTACGAGTCACTAGAGCACGATAAGCCGACTTAACAGAATAAACACCAGACCTCTCCAAATCCCAGGCAAAAAAATCCTCCCCTTCGGATGCTCTTAATGGTATGTTCAGTATAGCCGCAGCATCTGATGGTAGAAAGTTCCGTCGGACTAGTTCAACATCCCACGACCCCGTCTCATGATCGAACAGCTCTGAGACCCGAGGTATAGGATCGACCCCAATCCGACCAGTTGGCTTGCGAGTGCTTGTGTTCGGGATCCACCCATCCGTCCAAGTGGATATAGATTCGTCGTTCCCAACACATTTGATCAAGCCACATTCCAGCGCCTTTCGACCTGCTATGATCGCCTTCCAAGTCGTCGATGCTGAGCGAGGCGCATGTGCTTCCATGAAATCACAGTTATGAAAATAGTTTCCTTTCAAAACTCTGGAGCATAGGGAGTTGGGATGGGTCAGCAAACGCCATCCGTGCTTGCCAAGCAAGGCTAggttaaaattttcaaaatccctAAACCCCATACCTCCATCCACCTTTGGAGCAGTGAGATTTTCCCAAGACACCCAATGCAAAGACCAGTGGTCAATGGAGCTACTCCACCAATACTTTGCCATCAGAGATGTAAGTTGCGAGCAAACTCTCTTGGTCAACTGAAAACAAGACATGCTAAAAGTGGGTATAGCCTGAACCACTGATTTGAGTAAGATCTCCCTACCTGCACATGCCAAGTTTCTCTCGGACCATCCTTGCATTTTGTTTCTGCCCCTCTCAACGATATGAGCGAAACTACCACTCGTAATTTTGCCAACCGCTGTCGGTAGACCCAAATATCGCTCAGTGAAAGCTTCCACAGCGATTCCAAGTGTCTGCTTGATATCCCTTCTCAACTCCTGAGAAGCATTTGGGGTGAAGTAAACTGCACTTTTCTCCCGGTTGACTGCCTGGCCAGAGCAAGCAGCATAGATCCTGAGAATGTCATTTAATCGATTTGCACTTTCCGCTTTGGCGTTCATGAATATCAAAGTGTCATCCGCAAAGAGCAAATGATTAATCCACGGGGAGTGAATGCTCACTCTTATCCCCCTATCAATATATGCACCACCATAATAATTCATCAAGGAGGTTAGGCCTTCAGCACATATCAAAAACAGAAAGCGAGAGGCTGGATCACCCTGGCGTAAACCTCTGGACGGCGTGAAGTATGGCAATAACGACCCGTTGACCTTCACAGCAAACCGGACGGAGGTAACGCATTTCATAACGAGATGAACAAACTTCTCGCCGAAACCAAGCTTAGAGAGCATAGCCTCCAAATAGTGCCACTCAACCCGATCATAGGCTTTCAACATGTCAAGTTTTACAGCACATGACGATTGCTTGCATCGCCTCTTTTTCTTCATCGCATGTACAGTTTCGTAAGCTACCAATACATTGTCGGTAATCAGCCGTCCTGGCACAAATGTCCTTTGTTCCTCTCCAATAATCTCGTCCATCAAGCCCCGGAGCCTGTTTGTGATTGCCTTCGATGCTACTTTGTACAAAACAGGGCACAGCGAAATTGGTCGGAATTGAGAGATTTTTTAGGGATTACGTACCTTGGGAATGAGAGTAATAGCTGTATCGTTAGGCCCAAAGGTAGTTCGCCCCCATTCAGAAAATCTAGGATAGCAACGGTGACATCTGCCCCTAAGATATCCCAATGGCGCTGGAAAAATCCCGCCGTAAATCCATCCACCCCTGGCGCCTTGGAAGGCGCCATCTGGAAATGAGCCACCCGCACCTCCTCCGCTGTGAAATCCTTTTCCAACAAAGCATTCATAGCGTCATTGACACGCGCAGGAACTAGCTGCAGTAACGCAGACATATCATTAAAACCCTGAGATTAATATAAGTTTTGATAGAAACCCATGATTTCATGTTGCACTTCCACCGGGTCATCGCATAATGTTCCATTCGCCCTCTCAAGGGAGGAAATTCTATTTGTTCGGCTGCGCTTCGCCGCTTGGGCTTGATAATATTTTGTGGTACGGTCCCCTTTACGTAGCCAATCAATTCTTGATCGTTGCTTTAGCCACACCTCCTCTTGCCTCAAGGTTTCTTGAAGCTGTGCCGCCACTGAAAGCTCTTCCGCATTCGGCCCCCGTCCTATCGAGGCCGCTCGAAGACGCTCCAGATTTTTCTGAAGTCGCTGCACCTTCTTGGTGATGTTGCCAAACTCCCGATCACCCCATGCTCCCAGTTTTTCCTGAACAGACGTTAGTGCAAGCATAACGCCCTCCAAACCTTGTTGACCCGTCTCTGACTGCCAAATATCCTTCACCAACGCATCATAGTCATTGTGAGACTGCCAAACATTTTCATAATGAAACGGGCGTCGACCACGTCGTTCCCCACGTTCCTGAGCACACCTCAACTCAGCAAGAACATAGCAATGATCTGAAGCCGTCGAACTGATATGTTTCACCGTAGAATACACGTACACGGACAGAAAATCTGCATTGCCAACAGCACGATCGAGTCGTGCTTTCACATTGGCATTTCCCTGCTGCCTATTGTCCCATGTAAAAGGAACACCTCTCCAGCCTAGGTCTTGAAAAGTACAGTGATCCAAGACCTCCAGGAAACCGCGCATTTGCCACTCCGGCCTCGGATGGATGCTAAAATGCTCATCAGTATGCATAGTTTCATTAAAATCTCCCATACAGAGCCAGCCAGAATGTGGAATAGCATGTAAAGTACGCAAGAACTCCCAACTATGATGTCTATTTTCTGTTCGAGGTTCCCCGTAGAAACCAGTGAAGCGCCAAGGTTGCTGCTGATCATTTGACTTGACACTTACATCAATGTGCGCACGGCTGTAGTTCTTCAATTCAACAGTCACATTATCTGTCCAGAACAAACCGATGCCACCACTAAGGCCGTTGCTATCAACAACAAAACACCCCGAAAAACCAAGGAGGTTCTTCAGACTCTCAACTTTGGTCCCTTTTATCTTTGTTTCCATGATAAACAGAAGGGAGGGTCCTTCCTGCTTCACAATCTTGCGAAGCTCACGAACTGTCGATAGGTTCCCAAGCCCCCGACAGTTCTAGCTCAAACAATTCATTGGGGCGGACAGGGCTGTCCTGTAGCCTCTGTCGAATTCTCAGGagttggcttcttcttcttcggaaGCCTGTTATAACCACGATCAGCCCCAGAGTCATCCTCCACTTTATCTTTTGTTGCATTAGCCGAAGCAACAATCTCTGACCGCTCTCCGACTTTTGTCAGCAGAAGCTGTGGTACAGTTTCAACACGAGGTAGACCTGTTGAGGTGCTTCCTTTCTTTTTTGCTGACTCTTCTTCTTAATAGGTGAGTTCACCTCATTACCCCCCGCCGGTACATTGCTAGAATTCTTAGACTCCCTCTTGCTACCCGGGCCCGACTGCTGCTCTCTGGCTGCAGACTCCCCCGAGGCAGTCTTCCTGCGCTCCTCCGGCGCCCTCAATTTCAGACCAAAGGGTAGCTCCCCTTTGTCATCCCGGTGACCAGGAGTTGGGCAAAACGGATCAAAGTGACCTAGACGGCCGCATGAGAAACAAAAGTGGGGCACGTTTTCATACTGAATATCATAGGGATCCTGCTTCTGTCTCTTTGCCGATTCAATGACAATCCACCGTCTCAGCGGTTTGTTCACATCAACTAAAACTCTCGCCCTCAGAAAGCCACCCATGTGGTCAAACTGTGCGTGAGTAGCTCCTTTATCAATCTGCTTTGCAATAACTCTTCCCCACGAATCATCCCGAAGGTTGTAGGGTAGGTTCAAAACCCTAGCCCATAGATGCAACTTATCAAACTCAACCTCATCGGGTCTCATACAATCCTTGAAATCAGCCAAGATGACCGCGTTCTTACTGATATGCCAAGGCGATCCATCCCAGATGCGGTCCCTATCTCGCTGTGATTCAAACTCAGCAACAAAAATATTCTCTCCCATCGATCTGAATTGAAGTCCCCGAGGGTTCCCCACGCCGGCCGCAGAGCATTAGTGATGGTATGGATGTGGAGCACATTGCGATGCAGTACCTTCCCTGCTAGTAGCCACTTCTCCGGCGCATCCTCCGCGCGATCATCAATGACCAACGGAGTAGCTTCTTCATCGGTGGTTCCCAACTTCCCTAGAGCCTCCTCCAAACGAGCCCTATCTGTGCGTAGCGGGTCCTGACTTCCCGCTGATTGCTTGCCATGATCAGATGTAGCCATCCTCTCAGGAGATCGAAGCGCTCCGCCGGTCGAGATCGGCGAGCGCGAATTTTTTCCTCGATCCCCAATCGCCGCCGCCAGGGAGGTTTAGGGTTTCATAGAAAAGCTAGCTTCCTTTTTATTGGACATCGAGGCAGGATATAGAAATTGCTCCAATGCTTCCCGTCCCGTAAGGACCAAGGGAATTTCACACCCCGATCCAATGGTAGGAGTAAACGAACCATTGTTGGGTAGTATATCCATAACGCGTACGTCTCCCTCCCGAGCCGCCCCCCGCGTGGGCGACCGGGAGGCCCCAGATCCCATCGCCGCCGAACctccccactcctcctcctcctcctccctcgccgctgcccaAGGGCGCGGCCAGGCAAAGCCTAGCCgtcgccggtggcggcggggactcgggccctctcgctcgggtggggctggcgcgggccggcgccgccgtaccggagcgtggcggcggacCGGTCGCCAcggcgggtggtggtggcgccTCGGCGATGTCGATTCTCCGCGGCAGGAGGCCTTGGGATCTGGTGCGTTGCGGCcgccagggacggcggcggcgtgaccgggtcggttcgcggcggcgcggccggattgATCGTTGGTCGGCCGTCGGCACGGTGGTGGGTGCGACTCGTCGGCAGGTGGGCAGATCCGCGTGATTCTACCCTTGTCTGGCCCTTGACAGCGCGGGCAActacgggggaaaccctagatctccttgggatCAAGCGATGGCGGCACTTTTGCGTCGTAGTCCCTCtttagggcattgttttggagtttgctccagttgaagggaccagcgacgTCGGCCGCGCAC
This window contains:
- the LOC123128937 gene encoding 3-ketoacyl-CoA synthase 12 — its product is MELLPLLTVLLLAHAAAYLAWQAMARARRARCYLLDFACHKPSDDRKVTTEMAGAVIERNKRLGMPDYRFLLKVIVNSGIGEHTYCPRNVLDGREECATHYDALEEMDAFFDDAVRAVFEKTGVSPRDVDLVVLNVGSFSPAPSLAARVVARFGMREDVQAYNLSGMGCSAGLVSVDLARQVMLTRPRTMALVVTSESCAPNWYNGTDKSMMLGNCLFRCGGGAALLTNDPAYRSRAKMELRCLVRAHIGAHDDAHAAAVHCEDADGRLGVSLSKALPKAAVRAFSENLQRLAPRILPAAELARFTVRLLARKLMRRKLKFEGPKINFKTGVDHFCLHPGGTAVIEAVRKNLGLNSYDVEPATMTLHRWGNTSASSLWYVLSYMEAKRRLKAGDRVLMVTFGSGFKCNSCYWEVSKDLDDAGAWEDCIDDYPPETMVNPYTEKFGWVNDLQGQGGAFPF